A window of the Gossypium arboreum isolate Shixiya-1 chromosome 2, ASM2569848v2, whole genome shotgun sequence genome harbors these coding sequences:
- the LOC108485667 gene encoding sulfite exporter TauE/SafE family protein 3-like isoform X1: MLNWRKLDISDRTMLAARSKVWWLIFTAITMIGFFVVVSALVAAEPSSSPNQAPENNYVRKALMFLELNNRQRYEHQWPNMRFCWQIVVGSVLGFLGAAFGSVGGVGGGGIFVPMLALIIGFDPKSSTAISKCMITGAAAATVCYNIRQRHPTLELPLIDYDLALLFQPMLVLGISIGVGFNVIFADWMITVLLIIVFIAMSTKSFLKGIQTWKRETIKKKEAARHLELNGELTQHEVTTESKEGKPKVSLIENICWKELGLLVVVWILILALQIAKNYSTTCSAEYWVLNFLQIPVTVGVSSYEAVFLYKGRRKIASKGDVVANWRVHKLVIYCGFGVLAGVLGGMLGLGGGFILGPLFLEMGIPPQVSSATATFAMLFSASMSVVEYYLLKRFPIPYALYLAGVATIAAFVGQHVVGKVIKILGRSSIIIFILAGMIFGSAISLGGLGIAKMIKRIERKEYMGFEDICSYRP; this comes from the exons ATGTTGAATTGGAGAAAATTGGATATTTCAGACAGAACCATGTTGGCTGCTCGATCAAAAGTATGGTGGTTGATATTTACAGCTATAACGATGATTGGATTCTTTGTCGTGGTATCTGCGCTTGTTGCAGCAGAACCAAGTTCGAGTCCTAATCAAGCTCCGGAGAACAACTATGTTAGGAAAGCACTCATGTTCTTAGAGCTTAACAATAGACAACGTTATGAACATCAATGGCCG aaCATGAGATTTTGCTGGCAAATTGTGGTGGGTTCAGTACTTGGATTCCTTGGGGCTGCATTTGGGAGTGTTGGAGGTGTTGGTGGAGGAGGTATTTTTGTTCCCATGCTTGCCTTAATCATTGGGTTCGATCCCAAATCATCAACAGCAATCTCTAAAT GTATGATTACTGGTGCAGCAGCTGCAACAGTGTGCTACAATATAAGGCAAAGGCATCCTACACTTGAATTGCCTCTTATTGACTATGATTTGGCCCTTCTATTTCAACCAATGTTGGTTTTAGGAATTAGTATTGGGGTTGGCTTCAATGTGATCTTTGCTGATTGGATGATCACAGTTTTGCTAATTATTGTCTTCATAG CTATGTCAACTAAGTCATTCCTCAAAGGTATTCAAACATGGAAAAGGGAAACAATAAAGAAAAAG GAAGCTGCAAGGCATCTAGAATTAAATGGTGAGTTAACCCAACATGAAGTTACCACAGAAAGCAAAGAAGGAAAACCCAAG GTGTCTCTTATTGAGAACATATGCTGGAAAGAACTTGGACTTCTCGTTGTTGTTTGGATTTTAATCCTTGCTTTACAGATTGCAAAG AATTATTCGACAACATGTTCAGCAGAATACTGGGTATTGAATTTCTTACAG ATCCCGGTGACAGTGGGTGTATCATCATATGAAGCAGTGTTCCTTTACAAAGGGCGGAGAAAAATAGCATCCAAAGGGGATGTAGTGGCTAACTGGCGAGTTCACAAGCTTGTGATTTATTGTGGATTTGGTGTTTTGGCTGGTGTACTTGGTGGGATGCTTGGTCTTGGAGGTGGCTTCATCTTGGGTCCTCTTTTTCTTGAGATGGGAATCCCCCCTCAG GTATCAAGTGCAACAGCCACTTTCGCAATGCTATTTTCAGCATCAATGTCGGTAGTTGAGTATTATCTTCTGAAAAGATTTCCAATTCCCTATG CTCTTTACCTTGCTGGGGTGGCCACAATTGCTGCATTTGTTGGGCAACATGTTGTGggaaaagtcatcaaaatactGGGGAGATCATCCATAATCATCTTCATTCTTGCTGGGATGATCTTCGGCAGTGCCATTTCATTAG GTGGGTTAGGCATTGCAAAGATGATCAAAAGGATTGAGAGAAAGGAGTATATGGGATTTGAAGACATTTGCTCGTATCGGCCTTAG
- the LOC108485566 gene encoding uncharacterized protein LOC108485566 — MLEGKALVDDSDMPLKMQIEAMSFASQALDLYDVFDCISIAGYIKKEFDSKYGNGWQCVVGSNFGCFFTHSKGTFIYFTLERLKFLIFKGASSSTSP, encoded by the exons ATGTTAGAAGGGAAAGCTTTGGTGGATGACTCAGATATGCCATTGAAGATGCAGATTGAAGCAATGTCTTTTGCTTCTCAAGCTCTTGACCTTTATGATGTCTTTGACTGCATTTCCATTGCTGGTTATATAAAAAAG GAGTTTGATAGCAAGTATGGGAATGGATGGCAATGTGTGGTGGGTTCAAATTTTGGGTGTTTTTTCACTCATTCTAAAGGGACTTTCATTTACTTTACATTAGAGAGACTCAAGTTCCTTATCTTCAAAGGGGCTTCATCTTCAACCTCTCCTTAA
- the LOC108485667 gene encoding sulfite exporter TauE/SafE family protein 3-like isoform X2, giving the protein MLAARSKVWWLIFTAITMIGFFVVVSALVAAEPSSSPNQAPENNYVRKALMFLELNNRQRYEHQWPNMRFCWQIVVGSVLGFLGAAFGSVGGVGGGGIFVPMLALIIGFDPKSSTAISKCMITGAAAATVCYNIRQRHPTLELPLIDYDLALLFQPMLVLGISIGVGFNVIFADWMITVLLIIVFIAMSTKSFLKGIQTWKRETIKKKEAARHLELNGELTQHEVTTESKEGKPKVSLIENICWKELGLLVVVWILILALQIAKNYSTTCSAEYWVLNFLQIPVTVGVSSYEAVFLYKGRRKIASKGDVVANWRVHKLVIYCGFGVLAGVLGGMLGLGGGFILGPLFLEMGIPPQVSSATATFAMLFSASMSVVEYYLLKRFPIPYALYLAGVATIAAFVGQHVVGKVIKILGRSSIIIFILAGMIFGSAISLGGLGIAKMIKRIERKEYMGFEDICSYRP; this is encoded by the exons ATGTTGGCTGCTCGATCAAAAGTATGGTGGTTGATATTTACAGCTATAACGATGATTGGATTCTTTGTCGTGGTATCTGCGCTTGTTGCAGCAGAACCAAGTTCGAGTCCTAATCAAGCTCCGGAGAACAACTATGTTAGGAAAGCACTCATGTTCTTAGAGCTTAACAATAGACAACGTTATGAACATCAATGGCCG aaCATGAGATTTTGCTGGCAAATTGTGGTGGGTTCAGTACTTGGATTCCTTGGGGCTGCATTTGGGAGTGTTGGAGGTGTTGGTGGAGGAGGTATTTTTGTTCCCATGCTTGCCTTAATCATTGGGTTCGATCCCAAATCATCAACAGCAATCTCTAAAT GTATGATTACTGGTGCAGCAGCTGCAACAGTGTGCTACAATATAAGGCAAAGGCATCCTACACTTGAATTGCCTCTTATTGACTATGATTTGGCCCTTCTATTTCAACCAATGTTGGTTTTAGGAATTAGTATTGGGGTTGGCTTCAATGTGATCTTTGCTGATTGGATGATCACAGTTTTGCTAATTATTGTCTTCATAG CTATGTCAACTAAGTCATTCCTCAAAGGTATTCAAACATGGAAAAGGGAAACAATAAAGAAAAAG GAAGCTGCAAGGCATCTAGAATTAAATGGTGAGTTAACCCAACATGAAGTTACCACAGAAAGCAAAGAAGGAAAACCCAAG GTGTCTCTTATTGAGAACATATGCTGGAAAGAACTTGGACTTCTCGTTGTTGTTTGGATTTTAATCCTTGCTTTACAGATTGCAAAG AATTATTCGACAACATGTTCAGCAGAATACTGGGTATTGAATTTCTTACAG ATCCCGGTGACAGTGGGTGTATCATCATATGAAGCAGTGTTCCTTTACAAAGGGCGGAGAAAAATAGCATCCAAAGGGGATGTAGTGGCTAACTGGCGAGTTCACAAGCTTGTGATTTATTGTGGATTTGGTGTTTTGGCTGGTGTACTTGGTGGGATGCTTGGTCTTGGAGGTGGCTTCATCTTGGGTCCTCTTTTTCTTGAGATGGGAATCCCCCCTCAG GTATCAAGTGCAACAGCCACTTTCGCAATGCTATTTTCAGCATCAATGTCGGTAGTTGAGTATTATCTTCTGAAAAGATTTCCAATTCCCTATG CTCTTTACCTTGCTGGGGTGGCCACAATTGCTGCATTTGTTGGGCAACATGTTGTGggaaaagtcatcaaaatactGGGGAGATCATCCATAATCATCTTCATTCTTGCTGGGATGATCTTCGGCAGTGCCATTTCATTAG GTGGGTTAGGCATTGCAAAGATGATCAAAAGGATTGAGAGAAAGGAGTATATGGGATTTGAAGACATTTGCTCGTATCGGCCTTAG
- the LOC108485667 gene encoding sulfite exporter TauE/SafE family protein 3-like isoform X3: protein MLNWRKLDISDRTMLAARSKVWWLIFTAITMIGFFVVVSALVAAEPSSSPNQAPENNYVRKALMFLELNNRQRYEHQWPNMRFCWQIVVGSVLGFLGAAFGSVGGVGGGGIFVPMLALIIGFDPKSSTAISKSMSTKSFLKGIQTWKRETIKKKEAARHLELNGELTQHEVTTESKEGKPKVSLIENICWKELGLLVVVWILILALQIAKNYSTTCSAEYWVLNFLQIPVTVGVSSYEAVFLYKGRRKIASKGDVVANWRVHKLVIYCGFGVLAGVLGGMLGLGGGFILGPLFLEMGIPPQVSSATATFAMLFSASMSVVEYYLLKRFPIPYALYLAGVATIAAFVGQHVVGKVIKILGRSSIIIFILAGMIFGSAISLGGLGIAKMIKRIERKEYMGFEDICSYRP, encoded by the exons ATGTTGAATTGGAGAAAATTGGATATTTCAGACAGAACCATGTTGGCTGCTCGATCAAAAGTATGGTGGTTGATATTTACAGCTATAACGATGATTGGATTCTTTGTCGTGGTATCTGCGCTTGTTGCAGCAGAACCAAGTTCGAGTCCTAATCAAGCTCCGGAGAACAACTATGTTAGGAAAGCACTCATGTTCTTAGAGCTTAACAATAGACAACGTTATGAACATCAATGGCCG aaCATGAGATTTTGCTGGCAAATTGTGGTGGGTTCAGTACTTGGATTCCTTGGGGCTGCATTTGGGAGTGTTGGAGGTGTTGGTGGAGGAGGTATTTTTGTTCCCATGCTTGCCTTAATCATTGGGTTCGATCCCAAATCATCAACAGCAATCTCTAAAT CTATGTCAACTAAGTCATTCCTCAAAGGTATTCAAACATGGAAAAGGGAAACAATAAAGAAAAAG GAAGCTGCAAGGCATCTAGAATTAAATGGTGAGTTAACCCAACATGAAGTTACCACAGAAAGCAAAGAAGGAAAACCCAAG GTGTCTCTTATTGAGAACATATGCTGGAAAGAACTTGGACTTCTCGTTGTTGTTTGGATTTTAATCCTTGCTTTACAGATTGCAAAG AATTATTCGACAACATGTTCAGCAGAATACTGGGTATTGAATTTCTTACAG ATCCCGGTGACAGTGGGTGTATCATCATATGAAGCAGTGTTCCTTTACAAAGGGCGGAGAAAAATAGCATCCAAAGGGGATGTAGTGGCTAACTGGCGAGTTCACAAGCTTGTGATTTATTGTGGATTTGGTGTTTTGGCTGGTGTACTTGGTGGGATGCTTGGTCTTGGAGGTGGCTTCATCTTGGGTCCTCTTTTTCTTGAGATGGGAATCCCCCCTCAG GTATCAAGTGCAACAGCCACTTTCGCAATGCTATTTTCAGCATCAATGTCGGTAGTTGAGTATTATCTTCTGAAAAGATTTCCAATTCCCTATG CTCTTTACCTTGCTGGGGTGGCCACAATTGCTGCATTTGTTGGGCAACATGTTGTGggaaaagtcatcaaaatactGGGGAGATCATCCATAATCATCTTCATTCTTGCTGGGATGATCTTCGGCAGTGCCATTTCATTAG GTGGGTTAGGCATTGCAAAGATGATCAAAAGGATTGAGAGAAAGGAGTATATGGGATTTGAAGACATTTGCTCGTATCGGCCTTAG